The sequence below is a genomic window from Acanthochromis polyacanthus isolate Apoly-LR-REF ecotype Palm Island chromosome 14, KAUST_Apoly_ChrSc, whole genome shotgun sequence.
GATGGTGAACTTCAAGATGGAGTTGATAATTTACAGACAAATTTACAGAATTAAAGACAGATGGCAACTTGATGTCATGCTATACTGTATTGCTGGGTGGGCTATTTGGCACTCTCATGCAATAGACTCCAACCTGATGTTTTAGCTGCCTTGCAAAAGTTAAAGAACAACTGAaaaatcaatgattttataATAACAACACGTCAGAGGCTGCTCCAGCAAAAGGTAATTAATTGAGAGAGAAAGTGATAGCACAAAGGGGTCAGTTTTTAGGCTTACTTTTGCATTGCAAGGGTACACAAGtcaatctgtccaaaaaaagaaaggaaaaataatCCTAGTAGAAGACAAGAGAACAGAACAGGCATAAACAATATTTGCAGCTTGAAACCGAAACAGCTTAATGGAATTAAGCCATCAATACTTTTATTGTTTATCCACCTGTGTGTTTCCTACTGTAACATGTGTGATGTGTGTTGTCTTGCACAGCCTGTGGTAGCCAGGTCTCTCCAATTACCAAGCCAGTGCTTCTGTTTCAGAAGACAGGTGGTCCTAAACACACCTCTCTTTGTGTGAGCCTGGCAGGGTTGGATGTGGTGGCCACTTGAAACCTGAGTGAGACTGCAAGAGCTGTTCATGGCAGCACCTGGACACTTTCATCCTAATCTAACGATTGTGAGGTGTTGCACTGTGTGAAGCCAGTCTGTTCTCCCATAGCTGAGTCTACAAGGCAGTGGCCACATTAGCAGACCAGCATTCTGCACCTGAGTGTAGCCCGAGCTCTAAAGAGAACAAGAAACGCTGCTGATTCAATACTCATTTATAGTAAGAAATAATGCTGTATGattaaaattgaaaaatgtgttttgaatttACATTTGTACAGCTAAAACAGTTCACATGTTGACAAACTGCAGTTGAATCAATCAATGTATTTTGGAAATATCTGTGCCATTGAAATAtctctattttattttctcagtgGGTCTACTGCTCACTGTTctgctgaaatatttaaagATTTAGGACAGctctgaaagaaacatttcaatAGCATAAGTCACTGTAATGCaaagaaaactaaataattCTAAaacaaagaccaaaaaacatttgaaaatcaccgaaagatgaaaaaattaacaaaagttTATTCAACTGTTCTAACTTCTCCTGAGAATGGACTATGCTTGATGTTTCTTCCTAATTCAAAGAATTAAAACTTCtctcttcttgtctttttctaCATTTGATTAATTACATTGTtattatacagaaaaaaatgtgtacaccTCATTCAGCTTGCATATGTATATTGTGTATtgctttcttttaatgtttttatctaaTTTAAGTAATTTGATTTTATCCTGTTATATTTTGAATATTAacttttaatatatatatatatatatatatatatatatatatatatatatatatatatatatatatatatataaaatcaggGACAAGGTGCTATATTCAGCAACTTACTTGCTTTCTGCCCTGACTGTCTGAACTTGTAGTTTATTAGTCTGAACTTGGAGCTTAAACAAGAAATCTacctcagaaaaaaatatttgtagtCAATATGTATTagctgtaaatgtaataaaataatgtGAATATCCAAACTTTAATGTTACTTTTGCCTTTAAGAGCTCTTTCCACTTCAGCGTGGCATTCATTCCGCTGCAGCTATTGGCTGAAACTGAACACGTGACACTGCTGCTGGAGCGGAAGTGTGTGAGACTGAGCGTGTATATTTGTTTACAGCCGCAAAATCTCCGTTTTCACCTCGCCAGCACTGACTTGTGTGACTGAAAAACTTCACTTTTCGGCTCAATGCCTAAAACGGACAGCGAGCAATGCATCTGTAGCTAGTCCCGTGAGTTTGTCACTTTATTACCGTGTAATAACCGGAACAATCCTCGCTAACAAGGCATGCTAATGTTAAGCATCATAAGCTCGCTAAATTTTAGGCACCCTTCGGCTTCCACCGTGGTGTGGCAGTGACAGCAAAATTGTTTTTAGCTGTACAAGGAAGTGCAGAATTTATCGCTGCATTTGTGTGGATGCATGACCGTTGTGTCTTTCAGTGTGTTTACTCGTTAGCTAGCTGGCAGAGAAGCTAACATGAGGTTACACAAGACAGGGTGACCTCTCACATCATGTCTCTGCAAAAATAAGGTATGAATCCACCCTGGGTTTTCAAAATTCTGTTCATGGCCAAATTATTAGTATTTGCAACACATCATTTGGATCCATATTTAGCATCTGACATTGCATGCCTCTGTCTGCAACCTTCCTCTTCCCATCAGGGACCAGATAATGATGCAGAATGACCAAAGACAAGTTGCAATATGGCACTGACTGAAGTGTACTGGGATCATCATATACCACTGCCAAAGCTTGCTCCAATCCAAGCCAAGGTTACTGTCGCCCTGGTGGCACTCCTGTGCTTCATTAACAGCTATGACGGGGAGTTTGTGTTTGATGATTCTGAAGCAATTGTCAACAATAAGGTAGTTTtcccttcttcttttttttttaacacagtaTGGCCCCACTTgcagaaatacaacagaaatatgcaaaaacaatgATCTTCCCTCATGTTGTAGAAATGCTGCATCGAGTGCTGTCTTCCACATGTCAGTGTTGCTACAGTCAGCCTAATTTGTGACTGTTTATGTTGCAGGATTTGAGACCAACAACACCCCTGAACAACATCTGGAGCAATGACTTCTGGGGAAGCAACCTGAGTAGCAACTCTAGTCACAAATCCTACCGACCTCTCACTGTCCTTACATTTAGGTCAGAAGTCCAATTCACTGTCTGAGCTCACACAAACTGCTGTTACATCATTGCCACGTGACACCACGACATTCACAACGTTCACGTCAGTAATTTAATGACAGTAATGACTCGTCTGACAAAACTCACTCTACTTTTTTGTTTCgtctattttttttgtgcttcagGTTACATCTACATAgatactttttcatttttaagtggtCACAATCTGTGGCCAGATCACGTCtcagcaaattttcagaaaaatccTTGTGTGTAATAACACATCAGAAGCTGAATAGCTCATGGCCTTTCACACTGGGAATGCATGTGCTGGTGTAAGCATGAAGCATATGGTTGGTTGTTTAGCTATAGAAAATAATGTGGAGTAGAATCATGTATGgggctgttttttctttaaatcttaCCGCTGCTGGATGTCTGATTTCATTACCAGCCGCTACTGCAATGTGTGcatcttttctctctttgtaaTGATGCAGCAAattcaaaattacatttatagGAAGTAGTTGTTCCAGGACAATAAGtgcacattttatacatttgtcAGTAGTATCTTGTTGTTCTAAGGGAAATATTTCCAGGTAGAATGTAGAAGCGTGCTGCCTCAACCCACAGGTAGTAAATTCGCCTCCATTGTGTTTCAATGCTTTGCACATTTATCACAAAGAAGTCTGGTTCATCTCTGTCTTTGTCAGTAACAACGGTAAAATTATCCACATGTCAGTCTTGCCTTACTTTGCTTTTGTATTGTAAAAACCACATTATCtctcttttagttttgtttcttgaTTCAATTCTTCTGGTTATTGATAAACCCCTGGAACTGCAATTTAATTTTTAACCTCATGTTCACAGTAACATTACAACTGTCTGATTCAGTGATCCCATGGCAAAAAGCAAGAACAGGCTTGCAGTAACAGCATAACAGCTGCTATCATAGATGGCACGATAAGAAAAGACCGTAGttcatttttcagtttgaaCTAACCACCGGTAGTAAAGACAGATGGCTTTGTTTTCTCCCGTAATGAGGCCACGTAATGGAGGAGTGATAAATCACAGATGGAAGTGACTGATAAGACCCAATCAGAATACAGATGTGGGTGTCTGCATTACGGTCTTCAAATATCTCAGTTTCTGCCAGTTTAGCCTCGAATTCAATCCCAGAGTTCTCAAACTGAAACTTAGTCAGACAGCTTACAGACTCTATTTTAGAGGTTCTGAAATGTAAAGTGGTTTGGACACTAACTGTAAATGttgtaaaacaaaattaattagTGTGGATCTAGCCTCAGGATAGCTGGCTGTGCTTATTGATGACCCTACCCATGTGGAGTACACATGCCTGGTGAAGTCTTTCTTACCGTTTGCCAATGCATAAGCATGTAAAATTAGTCTTAACAACAGCTTCCACCCCCCTCACAGATACTTTATGTCCTCGCCTGTGTTCTTCTACACCTGACATACATTTAGCCCCAAAGTTTTCCCTCTCTTGCTGTTGCAGGCTCAACTACCTCGTGGCAGGAGGCTTGCACCCTGTTGGCTTCCACGTGCTGAACATCGTCCTCCATGCTGTCATATCTGCCCTTATGATCGACGTGTTTGCTATACTGATTGGTGGACTGGCCTATGATGAGAAGGGTAGAATACTGAACCATGCTCCCAAGACCTCTCTGCTTGCTGCCGTCTTCTTTGCAGCACACCCAATTCACACTGAGAGTGTAAGTGGAGTTCATTTatgttaaaagttttttttcgtACACAGAACACTAAATGCAGTGTTttcaacacaatttttttttttattttgagaacAGATTTCATTGGCTTTAAAAGCTCTGTATGTCATATCTAAACTTAGCATGAGTGCAGtgagcatccatccatccatccatcctctatacaccgctttatcctcactagggtcatggggggtgctggagtctatcccagctgactcgggcgaaggcaggggacaccctggacaggtcaccagtctgtcatagtgctacatatacagacaaacaatcactcttaCAATCACACTTaagggcaatttagagtaaccaattaacctcagaatatttttggactgtgggaggaagccggagtacccggagaaaacccacgcatgcacagggagaacatgcaaactccatgcagaaagatccaaggcCCAGGCTGGAatttgaaccggagatcttcttgctgcaaggcaaaagtgctaaccactacgtcactgtgcagccctgcagtAGCAtgactttgttaaaaaaaaaaaatcctttgttTTGGAGTAGTGAGTATAAGATCGAAATTTGATAGTTTTAggtttgggagctcatattgaGACCGTTCTGTACAGTATGACAccgtaacaaaagtgtgcagcTACTGTTCCAATGAAGACTGTCCCACCATATACTCATACATTCCTTTCCAGCTACCCTATTGATACGTTTTGGAAAGGTAAGGAAATCGGTGTGCAGAGAATCTAAAGTTATTCAGATGGAAGTTGAATACAAATGTAGTCGTGACCACTGCTTCActgcatttgcttttttttttaagagtaaATATTGCAAATCTTTAAACAAATGAATTTGGAAAGCCAAACCAGTCATATGCTTCCTCACATCATCATGCTGCCCTACCATATCATAATCTATAATCATTAGACAGatccagttttttatttgaacaTGATTTGGGTCAATTGCTTAATTGCTGATAAGGTCAACAATTCCTGTTGTGGGCCTGTACAGCTCATTGAAATATACTGGCTGTGATTTTGAGCTGCAAATAAACTTTTCTTAACAATATAGACTCCCTACAGCAGCGTACCATGGCATCTTGACATACTAGTCCAGAGGTTTTATTACTAAACATCCagtggtttcatgccaagaacaAAAGCCCCGTCTCAGCTGGGAGTGCAGGGTTAAGGTGCATGTCCTGACTATTAGCTGTGTTGGGATGCTTATTGACCAGCCAGCAtatgtgtttttgctgtaaagCTTGGCTGGAAGGCAGCAATTCCCCCTCTCCATTCTCTTTAATCATGCAGGGCAAGGACAGGGTGAGACCTGGGGGGGTGGGAGGGAGGAAGACTATTGGCttaggcctgctgtatgtatcAAAGCCAGCAACCCCAGGATGCCAACCATACTGTACCCACACACtgtacagaacacacacaccaacGGGCCACGCTGATAACGAGAActtctctccacctctgttAATAAGCTTCCGTTCGTAGCTGAATGCATCACAATATGATTGCGTTCGTGTACATCAGCATGATGCATACGATATTACTGCTTCATAAAGCATACCTGGttgtttcacttgttttttttctgccctATGTGTCTATCCTTTAATCTCTTGCGACTTATCTGTCTTTTCTTCATCTCAAAAAGGTGGCTGGCATTGTGGGTCGAGCGGACCTTTTATGCGCTCTGTTCTTCCAGCTGTCGTTCCTCACCTACTGCAAAGCTTTTAACAAAGGTAGATGTCTCATACAAGTATTACTCCTTAAATACACAGTAATACTGAGCTTTAAAGAGGACTGTCCATATGTACTGTTAAATATGTTGGCAGCTTTAAACATGGTCTGGCTGCTGGTTTTTAAATGCGTCTGTTTGAactgtcacattttaagtcGATGCTGTCTCTAACCGGCTCGGTCTTGGCTTTGTGTTCTCAGGGAGTGACAGAGATGACAGGTTTTCTGTCCAGTGGGTTGTGGTCAGCCTCTTGCTGTGTGCTGCAGCAATGCTTTGTAAAGAACAAGGCATCACCGTCTTGGTATGAAGTCTTTTTGCCAAAGCCATTTCTAAAGTTGATGTTTTCATCACACCCAGTGGTATCAATGTGAAAAAGACAGATCTCATCAGTGAAACAACATAAATACTCTGTACAGGCATGCCAATTGATTTTTATCTaatcttttatttcttgcttACATGAAAAGTCTAAGAGTctcatgtttttctcatctgtgaaaagagCTAAAGATCCATTTTGTTGCTGACCTATATAAATTTTAAATGCCGTTTCTCACTCCTTCTCTATGTATTTTCCTTCAGGGTGTGAATGCAGCCTTTGATGTCCTCCTGATCTGTAATGTTAATGTGTATGAACTCAGCCAGAGGCTACTCCTTAGGAAGAATCCACTTGATGTGAGTTACGTTTAATGTACCCACCCCCTCTTTTCTGTCATAAATTATGCACTCCCTTATATGATTAATGTCACATCACATACATTTTCTATGTAAATCAGTATGATTTTCTGTATATTACTAAAGTAACATTACTAGAAAGTAACTAGCAAGCAGTAATTGTCAGTGACATGTGCTAATGTTTTTCTGATAGGTAAGTGAGATATTCCGAATGGGGTTGCTGACACGATTGGCCCTCATGGGTCTTGGAGGACTCTTAATGCTCTATGCACGCTGGAGGATAATGGGAACAGGACCACCAGCATTCACTGAAGTAGACAACCCAGCCTCTTTTGCAGAAAGTGTATTTCTTAGAGTGAGTAAGATTTGTTTTTGGAGTTCATTTATTTGGAAAGACAACATTTAAGAATCTTACAGGTAATTTTATCCTGAAGTCTTAAATTATTAAGGCTATAAAACAGGATTTATGCAATTATCAACTGACTTTGtgacatatttcatttttttcaagatttaagTTAACTTAAATATTTCATAATGTGTTGtctgaagcatttttttttttattttttagcagaGATGAAATTAAATGCTCTTCCTCCCTCATCTTTCCCTGCTCTCTCCCGTTCTCACCCCATCCTGTTTCCTTTTGATTGGCAGATAGTGAACTATAATTACTACTACTCTCTTAATGcctggctgctgctgtgtcCCTGGTGGCTGTGTTTTGATTGGTCCATGGGCTGTGTGCCTCTCATTAAGTCAGCCACTGATTGGAGGATggtgtggctgctgctgctctggtgCATCCTGATAGGCTTGATAAGCCAAGCCTTATGCTCGCAGGACAGCCAGAGAAGGAGGTAAGCAAGCACAGCCATCTCACACTatctctggatgaaatgaagaaCACGCTGGTGTCTCCAGACTTCCACTTAATTATGAAAATAGATTACATCCACTGCAGTGTGACCAGAGCAGCACTTCTCCATTGCTGTTAGAGGACTTCTCCGTCGGTTAGATCCAGACTGTGTGAGGGGTTCATAGGGAAAGTTCTCTGAGTTTTGGATGCTTCTTTCATCCATTCATTGAGCCTACATTTCTTTAGCTCAAACCTCATCAGACTGGCTGGGTGATACAGTTAAAGTAATGATCACGATAAAGTGTTTCACATCAGGCAATATCgatcatttttcattgtttccgATGCACCATTtttaataaagaataaaagtgcattttgaATCCAGTAACCTTAATTTCAGTTTAACCGCTTTATTTATCAATGATcatgaaatacagaaataaatcgTTTTACACACATGATTAAGAATATGAATACACAGGCTAAGTGTGAAGGAATGATCTCCCTTTGAAACACGTTAGATTaagaaaaacaagtaaaatcagCTTTGTGTAAATGGACATTCCAATAAGAATAAACATGCAACAAATTAACAAACTTAAAAGCGACTCTTCTCTTGattattgtaaataaaattataaaacattttttaacctaCAACATGTGCACAATGTAAAAATGATTTAGAGACGTTCCGTGTATGAGGGGTGACTGTAGTGTAATAATTTTTGAATACGATGTGCTACAATTAAAAGATGATATAATAATGGCAAATGCTATTAAACTGAAGAACAGAATTAAAACGTGTATAAAGCACATAATGATGAATATTTCTAgtaatgtctgttttgatgGTAAGGTGCCTGTCTgtggaagacacacacacacacacagctggatgatCACAAAGTATAACCTGTAACTTTGGTGTGAAGACACATGCTTTGTAGAAAATGATATgtggagaaataaaaacacaatggtGTAAACTTAGAATAGATCTAGCCTACACCCcctttcaaaagttttaggacactgtctcattcaaataaagtagaacctgtcctacagcttttgacagggggtggatttcatcacatggatgtgatcagggcaggactctgatcatacatgtaaagtttcaggcagattggagcatgttcaggacatttacacagcatttgaaatttcatggcgaaggatcaaaattccagaggccgccacggacacgccctttgactttggaaaaagattttaataactttggatcattaaggcctcctgtatgtactggcccaatttgaggtgaattggagtttccccctaggaggagttcgctctagaaaaaaatgaaaaatgggcaaaatctgacattcaacgcaaaatagctcacttcctgttgggtttggaatgtggctgtcactgacttttttattcagcctgatgtgctgcatatgtgtaccaaatttggtagatacaccccctgtcaaaagttgtaggacaggttctactttatttgaatgagaaagtgtcctaaaacattTGACAGTGGGTGTAGGTAGATAGGCAGGTACAGCGACTGGCGACAAAGCCAGGCTCTGGTGGCTGCAGCCTCCACCAGG
It includes:
- the tmtc4 gene encoding protein O-mannosyl-transferase TMTC4; the encoded protein is MALTEVYWDHHIPLPKLAPIQAKVTVALVALLCFINSYDGEFVFDDSEAIVNNKDLRPTTPLNNIWSNDFWGSNLSSNSSHKSYRPLTVLTFRLNYLVAGGLHPVGFHVLNIVLHAVISALMIDVFAILIGGLAYDEKGRILNHAPKTSLLAAVFFAAHPIHTESVAGIVGRADLLCALFFQLSFLTYCKAFNKGSDRDDRFSVQWVVVSLLLCAAAMLCKEQGITVLGVNAAFDVLLICNVNVYELSQRLLLRKNPLDVSEIFRMGLLTRLALMGLGGLLMLYARWRIMGTGPPAFTEVDNPASFAESVFLRIVNYNYYYSLNAWLLLCPWWLCFDWSMGCVPLIKSATDWRMVWLLLLWCILIGLISQALCSQDSQRRRTLTLGLVLLVVPFLPACNVFFRVGFVIAERVLYLSSAGFCLLLAYSLGHCFCRWPKHRRLLCVMVLALLCVYVVRCALRSHQWRSEQSLFSSALSVCPLNAKVHYNVGKNLADKGNTSAAVSFYREAVRLHPTYVHAMNNLGNILKEKNELVEAEQLLSKAVSIQPDFAAAWMNLGIVQNSLQKFEKAEQSYWNAIRFRRKYPDCYYNLGRLYADQNRHIDALNAWRNATVLKPDHSLAWNNMVILLDNTGNLGQAELIGREALRLLPNDHTIMFSLANVLGKLQKYKESEGFFLHALRINPNAASCHGNLAVLYHRWGKLELAKKHYELSLKMDPEAPGTRDNYNMLRRKLDQLKRSAP